Proteins from a genomic interval of Hornefia porci:
- a CDS encoding DUF1848 domain-containing protein, with protein MIINTGSRTDIPAFFSPWFYNRIRDGFVMARNPFDPRRVLRYRLDPAVVDAIVFCTKNPEPMLPRIAELDAFNTFWSVTVTSYGPEIEPYVPPAERVTEALCALSEHVGFHSCGWRYDPVFISEKYSVDYHLKAFRRMAEELKGSTGQCVISFIDLYKKTTRNFPEVRPVSSGDQRILVSQMAEIAGENGMVLYLCCEDPSLAGPDVNAGGCLSRGVLERALGVTLDVPALPRARKECDCLLNADIGVYNTCGHGCRYCYANYDRKLVAQNMKRHDPESPFLIGNSMPGDIVSDAQQQSWVSPQLDVFARL; from the coding sequence ATGATCATAAATACCGGAAGCAGAACAGATATACCCGCTTTTTTCAGTCCCTGGTTCTATAACCGGATCCGGGACGGTTTTGTGATGGCAAGAAATCCGTTTGACCCGCGGAGAGTGCTCCGTTACAGACTGGATCCCGCTGTTGTGGACGCCATCGTCTTCTGCACCAAAAATCCGGAGCCAATGCTTCCCCGCATTGCGGAGCTCGACGCGTTCAACACATTCTGGTCTGTGACCGTCACATCCTATGGACCGGAAATCGAGCCATATGTGCCTCCTGCGGAACGGGTCACAGAAGCGTTGTGCGCCCTCTCGGAGCATGTGGGATTTCACAGCTGCGGCTGGCGGTACGATCCTGTGTTCATCAGCGAAAAGTACAGCGTGGACTATCATCTGAAGGCCTTCCGAAGGATGGCGGAAGAACTGAAGGGGAGCACCGGCCAGTGCGTAATCAGTTTTATTGATCTCTATAAAAAAACGACCAGAAATTTTCCGGAGGTGAGGCCGGTGTCTTCCGGAGACCAGAGAATCCTGGTTTCACAGATGGCGGAAATTGCCGGAGAAAATGGCATGGTACTGTATCTCTGTTGCGAGGATCCGTCTCTTGCAGGCCCTGATGTTAATGCCGGAGGCTGTCTTTCACGAGGCGTTCTGGAGCGTGCGCTGGGTGTCACTCTGGACGTGCCCGCGCTTCCGCGGGCCAGAAAGGAGTGCGACTGTCTTCTGAACGCGGATATCGGAGTCTATAATACCTGCGGTCACGGCTGCAGATACTGTTACGCCAACTATGACCGGAAGCTGGTCGCGCAGAATATGAAACGTCATGATCCGGAATCTCCTTTTCTGATCGGGAATTCCATGCCGGGGGACATTGTTTCAGACGCGCAGCAGCAGTCCTGGGTCAGTCCGCAGCTCGACGTGTTCGCGCGGCTGTGA
- the dsdA gene encoding D-serine ammonia-lyase: MEVKEYAKRLAAANPAVQDVIDRKETIWINDRLLPVDLIDGLCQLVVSDEDIADAEDRLARFAPYIRKCFPETEETGGLIESPLKCIPNMQQKLADRENVDIPGMLMLKMDSHLAIAGSVKARGGIYEVLKHAETLAMEAGLLTREDNYARLADDEMKKFFGQYTVQVGSTGNLGLSIGIMSAFLGFRVKVHMSADAKQWKKDMLCSKGVEVIEYEDDYSRAVEEGRRDSDRDPMSYFVDDEYSVDLFLGYAVAAHRLQEQMEQMHITIDEEHPLIVYVPAGVGGAPGGVCYGLKRLYKENVHVFFTEPVMCPSLLAGFASQRYERANVHDFGLSGITHADGLACASPSGFVTRIDNNLVSGDLTLNDDKLYDYMRMLMETEDVRIEPSSCAAFIGPVGLSRYPAAGEYCRKHGLTRERLENAVQICWATGGRLVPEEIWEEYLNTRL, translated from the coding sequence ATGGAAGTAAAAGAATATGCAAAGAGGCTGGCCGCGGCAAATCCTGCGGTGCAGGATGTGATCGACCGGAAGGAAACGATATGGATCAACGACAGACTGCTGCCGGTTGATCTCATCGACGGTCTGTGTCAGCTGGTGGTATCAGATGAGGATATCGCGGACGCCGAGGACCGCCTGGCCCGGTTTGCGCCCTATATCCGGAAATGTTTTCCGGAGACGGAGGAAACCGGCGGTCTGATTGAATCTCCGCTGAAATGTATTCCAAACATGCAGCAGAAGCTGGCAGACAGGGAGAACGTCGATATTCCGGGAATGCTGATGCTGAAGATGGACAGTCATCTGGCCATCGCCGGCTCGGTCAAGGCGAGAGGCGGCATCTATGAAGTGCTGAAGCATGCGGAAACGCTGGCGATGGAGGCGGGCCTTCTGACCCGGGAGGACAATTACGCCCGGCTGGCGGACGACGAGATGAAGAAATTCTTCGGACAGTATACCGTACAGGTGGGGTCCACCGGGAACCTGGGACTTTCCATCGGTATCATGAGCGCCTTTCTGGGATTCCGCGTCAAGGTTCATATGTCCGCTGATGCGAAGCAGTGGAAAAAGGATATGCTCTGCAGCAAAGGCGTGGAGGTTATTGAGTATGAAGACGACTATTCCAGGGCGGTTGAGGAAGGACGCAGGGACAGCGACCGCGATCCCATGAGTTATTTTGTTGACGACGAGTATTCCGTGGATCTGTTCCTGGGTTATGCGGTGGCAGCGCACCGGCTTCAGGAGCAGATGGAGCAGATGCATATCACGATCGACGAGGAGCATCCCCTGATTGTTTACGTTCCCGCCGGGGTCGGCGGTGCGCCCGGAGGCGTCTGCTACGGCCTGAAGCGCCTGTACAAAGAAAATGTTCATGTGTTCTTTACAGAACCTGTGATGTGTCCGTCTCTGCTTGCCGGCTTCGCGTCTCAGCGATATGAGAGGGCGAACGTTCACGATTTCGGTCTCAGCGGAATAACCCATGCGGACGGTCTTGCCTGCGCCAGTCCGTCAGGCTTTGTTACCCGCATCGACAACAACCTTGTGTCCGGAGATCTTACGCTGAACGACGACAAGCTGTACGATTACATGCGGATGCTGATGGAGACGGAGGACGTGCGGATTGAGCCGTCCAGTTGCGCTGCGTTTATCGGTCCGGTAGGGCTTTCCCGTTATCCGGCGGCCGGGGAATATTGCAGAAAGCATGGCCTGACTCGCGAGAGACTGGAAAACGCTGTCCAGATCTGCTGGGCGACAGGCGGACGCCTGGTTCCGGAGGAGATCTGGGAGGAATATCTGAACACCCGTCTGTAG
- a CDS encoding DMT family transporter, whose product MTERTGETIRIYIAFIIIAVFWGLSFYATIIALRKLSTFQVLQMRWGLSAVIFLILIAAKKVRLPHRPAELKYAVLAGLLQPCVYSMFETPGIGLTSSSESSLFIATIPCMTLIFGILFFHRKARPLLLLGIAAAFGGVLINTLFSPSFSAGGKLTGYFLLTGAVITGGLFSHASSRASEACSSMQITALMSLMAGGFFSVINALKGDFLQSIRLTFSDSPTLTAVLFLGVGCSCLCYLGFNYVIGRMNPAAVSNISASLTTTVGVVSGVLFAGDPFGWFTLAALGCTICGVLLSSRASTS is encoded by the coding sequence ATGACAGAAAGAACAGGAGAGACAATCAGAATTTACATCGCCTTCATCATCATCGCCGTATTCTGGGGGCTCTCTTTTTATGCCACTATTATCGCGCTCCGAAAACTGAGCACCTTCCAGGTTCTGCAGATGCGCTGGGGACTCTCTGCCGTGATTTTCCTGATTCTGATCGCAGCAAAAAAGGTCCGTCTTCCCCATCGTCCCGCCGAGCTGAAATACGCGGTTCTCGCGGGACTCCTGCAGCCCTGCGTCTATTCCATGTTCGAAACGCCGGGCATCGGACTGACCTCTTCCTCCGAATCCTCTTTATTTATCGCGACGATTCCCTGCATGACACTGATCTTCGGAATCCTGTTTTTCCACCGGAAAGCGCGTCCGCTGCTTCTTCTGGGAATCGCGGCCGCCTTCGGCGGCGTCCTGATTAACACTTTGTTCTCCCCATCCTTCTCGGCCGGCGGAAAGCTTACCGGATATTTTCTGCTGACCGGCGCTGTAATCACCGGGGGACTGTTTTCCCACGCGAGCAGCCGGGCGTCTGAAGCCTGCTCATCCATGCAGATTACAGCGCTGATGTCCCTGATGGCCGGCGGGTTTTTCTCCGTTATAAATGCTCTGAAGGGGGATTTCCTCCAGAGCATCCGACTTACGTTTTCCGACAGTCCCACGCTGACTGCCGTTCTGTTCCTGGGCGTCGGCTGCAGCTGTCTGTGTTACCTCGGGTTCAATTATGTGATCGGCAGGATGAACCCCGCCGCGGTCAGCAACATCTCCGCCAGTCTGACCACTACGGTAGGCGTGGTTTCCGGCGTCCTGTTCGCCGGCGATCCCTTCGGATGGTTCACGCTTGCGGCGCTGGGCTGCACAATCTGCGGCGTACTGCTCAGTTCCCGTGCCTCTACTTCATAA
- a CDS encoding manganese efflux pump MntP family protein, with the protein MMEWSVLFFLNSIAFGVGLAMDAFSVSMANGLNEPHMKAGRMSAIAGTFGGFQIAMPLIGWLCVHTIAVQFKAFQRFIPWIALLLLAFIGGKMLYEGIRKRTGEEETPAVGFLSLMVQGIATSIDALSVGFAIADYPWSMALAEALIIGIVTFGICIGGLMIGKRFGTRLSDKAQILGGVILIAIGLEIFVRGVL; encoded by the coding sequence ATGATGGAATGGAGTGTTTTATTTTTTCTGAACAGTATCGCTTTTGGAGTCGGTCTGGCCATGGACGCCTTTTCCGTATCCATGGCCAACGGCCTGAATGAACCGCATATGAAGGCGGGGCGCATGAGCGCCATCGCGGGAACCTTTGGAGGCTTCCAGATCGCTATGCCGCTCATCGGCTGGCTCTGTGTTCACACGATTGCTGTTCAGTTCAAGGCCTTTCAGCGGTTTATTCCCTGGATCGCACTGCTGCTGCTGGCTTTTATCGGCGGGAAAATGCTGTATGAGGGTATACGGAAAAGAACCGGAGAGGAAGAGACGCCGGCGGTCGGATTTCTGAGCCTGATGGTACAGGGAATCGCCACATCCATCGACGCGCTGTCGGTTGGATTCGCGATTGCGGATTATCCGTGGAGCATGGCGCTGGCGGAGGCCCTGATCATCGGGATTGTGACGTTCGGAATCTGTATCGGGGGCCTGATGATCGGAAAACGCTTCGGAACGAGGCTTTCAGACAAGGCGCAGATTCTGGGCGGCGTGATTCTCATCGCTATCGGTCTGGAAATCTTTGTTCGCGGAGTTCTGTAA
- a CDS encoding aldo/keto reductase, with amino-acid sequence MNKNLGNENQKTTESGELRKLGFGMMRLPRRGVNIDLERTGRMVDLFMEAGFTYFDTAFIYPGSENAVRRALVERYPRERYQLATKLYAGVMPTAGAAKREFASSLRKTGAGFFDYYLLHSLRGSNVKKYEKFGLWDFVGEQKEKGLIRNIGFSFHDGPELLDEILTKHPETDFVQLQINYADWDDTRVSARANYETARRHGKPVVIMEPVKGGRLADPPKEVKQLLLEYAPGASCASWALRFAASLEGVLTVLSGMSTEEQVMENIRLLAEPEPLNREEQRIIRRVRAIMGASKEIPCTACGYCLEQCPKEIPIPDIFTAMNSWLGAGQAAEAQTQYEAATKGGSGAGDCIRCGACEEICPQQIEIRKELAAAAEKFAGSRRDEK; translated from the coding sequence ATGAATAAAAACCTCGGGAATGAAAATCAGAAAACAACTGAAAGCGGAGAACTCCGGAAGCTGGGCTTCGGCATGATGCGGCTTCCGCGCAGGGGCGTGAACATTGACCTGGAGAGAACCGGGAGAATGGTGGATCTCTTCATGGAGGCGGGCTTCACCTATTTCGATACGGCTTTTATCTATCCGGGTTCAGAGAATGCGGTCAGACGTGCGCTGGTGGAGCGCTATCCGAGGGAGCGTTATCAGCTGGCAACCAAGCTTTACGCCGGCGTGATGCCGACAGCGGGAGCGGCGAAAAGAGAGTTCGCCTCCAGCCTGAGAAAAACCGGCGCGGGATTCTTCGATTACTATCTGCTTCATTCTCTGCGCGGCAGCAATGTGAAAAAATATGAGAAATTCGGCCTCTGGGATTTCGTCGGTGAACAAAAGGAAAAGGGACTGATCAGGAACATCGGTTTTTCCTTTCATGATGGTCCCGAACTCCTGGACGAGATCCTGACGAAGCATCCCGAGACAGATTTTGTGCAGCTTCAGATCAATTATGCGGACTGGGACGATACCAGAGTTTCGGCACGGGCCAACTACGAAACCGCCCGCCGCCACGGAAAGCCTGTCGTCATCATGGAGCCTGTGAAGGGCGGCCGCCTGGCCGATCCGCCAAAGGAGGTGAAGCAGCTGCTTCTGGAATATGCTCCCGGAGCATCCTGCGCTTCCTGGGCGCTGCGTTTCGCCGCGTCGCTGGAGGGCGTTCTGACCGTTCTTTCCGGGATGTCCACAGAGGAGCAGGTAATGGAGAATATCCGTCTGCTGGCGGAGCCTGAGCCGCTGAACCGGGAAGAACAAAGAATAATCCGGCGCGTTCGCGCAATCATGGGAGCATCAAAGGAAATCCCATGCACGGCGTGTGGATACTGTCTGGAGCAATGTCCGAAGGAAATCCCGATTCCGGATATCTTCACAGCGATGAACAGCTGGCTGGGAGCGGGACAGGCAGCGGAGGCGCAGACACAGTATGAGGCGGCGACAAAGGGCGGTTCAGGCGCCGGAGACTGCATTCGCTGCGGCGCCTGCGAGGAAATCTGTCCGCAGCAGATTGAAATCCGGAAAGAGCTGGCAGCCGCCGCAGAGAAATTTGCCGGCAGCCGCCGGGATGAAAAATAA
- the rbr gene encoding rubrerythrin — MSKYAGTQTEKNLEAAFAGESQATNKYTYFASKAKKEGFEQIADLFLKTANNEREHAKLWFKELEGIGDTAANLAAAAAGENYEWTDMYDGFAKTADEEGFPELAAKFRLVAQIEKRHEERYRALLKNVETKAVFEKSEVKVWECRNCGHIVIGEKAPDVCPTCNHPQSYFEIHAENY; from the coding sequence ATGAGTAAATACGCAGGAACACAGACCGAGAAGAATCTGGAAGCGGCATTCGCCGGTGAATCCCAGGCGACAAACAAGTACACATACTTTGCTTCCAAGGCGAAGAAGGAAGGATTCGAGCAGATTGCGGATCTTTTCCTGAAGACCGCGAACAATGAAAGAGAGCATGCCAAACTCTGGTTCAAGGAACTGGAAGGTATCGGTGATACCGCGGCGAACCTGGCAGCTGCGGCGGCCGGTGAGAACTACGAGTGGACAGATATGTACGATGGATTTGCAAAGACCGCGGATGAGGAAGGCTTCCCTGAGCTGGCGGCTAAATTCCGTCTCGTTGCGCAGATTGAAAAGCGTCATGAGGAACGGTACCGCGCTCTGCTGAAGAACGTAGAGACAAAGGCCGTGTTCGAGAAGAGCGAGGTCAAGGTCTGGGAGTGCAGAAACTGCGGCCATATCGTTATCGGCGAAAAAGCGCCGGATGTATGTCCGACATGCAACCATCCGCAGAGCTACTTCGAGATTCACGCGGAAAACTATTAA
- a CDS encoding Fur family transcriptional regulator, which translates to MTKYARKIAQIVDGSNDHLTAEQIFLRMKKEYPGIVLASVYNNLNMLCDTGRVRRLLIEGSPDRFDKTLRHDHVVCNVCGKLSDFKFRDLTREIEEELGGSIESYDLKINYICPECRRAMKKNQNNS; encoded by the coding sequence TTGACAAAATACGCAAGAAAGATCGCACAGATCGTAGACGGCTCCAATGATCATCTGACTGCGGAACAGATATTTCTGCGAATGAAGAAGGAGTATCCCGGAATTGTCCTGGCGTCTGTATATAACAATCTGAATATGCTTTGTGATACAGGACGGGTTCGCAGACTTCTGATTGAAGGCTCTCCGGATCGCTTCGACAAGACACTGCGTCACGACCATGTGGTATGCAATGTCTGCGGCAAGCTGTCGGATTTCAAATTCAGAGATCTGACCCGGGAGATCGAGGAGGAGCTCGGCGGAAGCATCGAGTCCTACGACCTGAAAATCAACTATATCTGCCCCGAATGCAGACGTGCGATGAAGAAAAACCAAAACAACAGTTAA
- a CDS encoding acetyl-CoA hydrolase/transferase family protein produces MKDSLKKLFDEKLVTPDEAVQCIRSGQTVYIGTCTSTCYELARALGRRSDELENVTIGCSNLFKPLDIMTDPDRFRIISYFMGPTERQAQKAGSLDYTSIHLSLVDIFCRETCPPDVAFLEVSLPDDDGNMSFGATGVALNKFIQEQAKTVILQINKYAPFVYGEDNLINIRDCDMAVRFDEEIAEVPNMEPTPEVKAISEYVIDQIPDGACVQLGIGGIGNAVGFGLRDRNDLGIHTELMTDSLAFLMKNGNVTNKGKRVLPGKSVAAFTLGEKALYEFVDHNKDMYYMPFTIANDPRIIARNDRAVSVNSAICIDLMGQVAADNIAGRQFSGTGGQLDFVRGAQMSRGGKSFIAATSENISKRTGKISSRIVAALPTGAAVTTPRSDVQYVVTEYGCVNLKPLTIKERAHALISIAHPDFREELTEAAREAGLY; encoded by the coding sequence ATGAAAGACTCTTTAAAAAAGCTATTTGACGAAAAACTCGTCACCCCGGATGAGGCTGTACAATGCATCCGGAGCGGACAGACCGTCTATATCGGCACCTGCACCAGCACCTGCTATGAGCTGGCCCGCGCCCTCGGCCGCAGATCGGACGAGCTGGAAAACGTGACGATCGGGTGCTCCAACCTGTTCAAGCCGCTGGACATCATGACCGACCCGGACCGGTTCCGGATCATTTCATACTTTATGGGGCCGACGGAGCGTCAGGCACAAAAGGCGGGTTCACTGGATTATACCAGCATCCATCTGAGCCTCGTCGACATCTTCTGCCGCGAGACCTGCCCGCCGGACGTCGCCTTTCTGGAGGTCTCCCTTCCCGATGATGACGGGAACATGAGCTTCGGCGCGACCGGCGTCGCCCTGAACAAATTCATTCAGGAGCAGGCGAAAACCGTCATTCTGCAGATTAACAAATACGCTCCCTTTGTCTACGGAGAGGACAACCTCATCAATATCCGTGACTGCGACATGGCGGTCCGTTTCGACGAGGAGATCGCCGAGGTCCCCAATATGGAGCCCACCCCGGAGGTAAAAGCCATCTCCGAATATGTCATCGACCAGATCCCCGACGGCGCGTGCGTTCAGCTGGGAATCGGCGGTATCGGAAATGCGGTGGGATTCGGACTCCGTGACCGGAACGACCTGGGCATCCATACAGAGCTGATGACCGACTCCCTGGCTTTTCTGATGAAGAACGGGAACGTCACTAACAAAGGCAAACGGGTGCTTCCGGGAAAGTCTGTGGCAGCCTTCACCCTGGGAGAAAAGGCGCTGTATGAATTTGTCGATCATAACAAAGATATGTACTATATGCCCTTCACCATCGCCAACGATCCACGGATCATCGCCCGTAACGACCGCGCCGTCTCCGTCAACAGCGCCATCTGCATAGATCTGATGGGACAGGTCGCGGCGGACAACATCGCCGGAAGGCAGTTCAGCGGAACCGGCGGTCAGCTTGACTTTGTACGGGGCGCACAGATGTCCAGAGGCGGCAAGTCGTTTATCGCAGCAACCTCAGAAAACATCAGCAAACGTACAGGAAAGATCAGCAGCCGCATCGTTGCCGCTCTTCCGACCGGCGCGGCAGTCACCACGCCGCGCTCCGATGTACAGTACGTCGTCACGGAATACGGCTGTGTGAATCTGAAGCCGCTGACCATCAAAGAACGTGCTCACGCGCTGATCTCCATCGCGCACCCCGATTTCCGGGAGGAGCTGACAGAAGCGGCCAGAGAGGCCGGACTCTACTGA
- a CDS encoding flavodoxin family protein yields the protein MSKTILVLTGSPRQGGNSDLMAEAFIQGAQSQGHRILRFDAGRKKVTGCVACKTCFSTGHPCSYQDDFEEFASCLRQADTLAIFTPLYWFSFPAQVKAAIDRMYSFFCSGTKLPVKESFMVICCELPDPSACDGAVTTYHKIADIMKWEDRGHIVVPGVGEPGDVLRTPAVDGMRRIGEAI from the coding sequence ATGAGTAAAACGATTTTAGTCCTTACCGGAAGCCCGCGTCAGGGAGGAAATTCTGACCTCATGGCGGAGGCGTTTATTCAGGGTGCACAGAGTCAGGGACACCGGATTCTGCGTTTCGACGCGGGAAGAAAAAAGGTGACCGGCTGTGTCGCATGTAAGACGTGTTTCAGCACCGGGCACCCATGTTCCTATCAGGACGATTTTGAAGAATTCGCGTCCTGTCTCCGGCAGGCGGATACACTGGCGATTTTCACGCCTCTGTACTGGTTTTCCTTCCCGGCACAGGTGAAGGCGGCCATCGACAGGATGTATTCCTTCTTCTGCTCCGGGACAAAGCTTCCTGTGAAGGAGAGTTTCATGGTTATCTGCTGCGAGCTGCCTGATCCGTCGGCGTGTGACGGAGCGGTGACGACATATCACAAAATCGCGGACATCATGAAGTGGGAAGACCGCGGACACATTGTCGTTCCGGGAGTCGGCGAACCCGGAGATGTTCTCAGAACTCCGGCTGTCGACGGCATGAGACGCATCGGCGAGGCGATTTAG